The window CGACCACGACGATGAAATTCTGCGAAGGCAGATTAGGGAAGGAATACGAACCGTCCGGATTAGTGGTCACGCTGGTGTACAGTGCATCCGTGCCCTCGTCAACCACGCCGTCGCCGTCTTCATCCTGATACAGATAGACCGTCAGACCTGCTACACCCAGCTCATTCGCGCTTTGAGTGCCGTCGCCATCCAGGTCGTAGTAGACCTTGCCGTCAATCTGACGACCCTCATTGGGAGCCTCATAGCCGAAGTCACGATCAACGAGAAATTGACCGTTATAGGCAGTGAAACGGATATACTCATCAGGTGTGTCACTGCCGGGCGGGTTAACTTCTCCGTTTGCAGCTTCATAAACAGCCGTCCAGGAACCGGAAGACAAGGCCCCTGTAGCACCTGTGTCTCCTTCAGCAGGAATATTGGTCAGCACATTAATTGCGTAGCATTGTCCATCGGTCAGTTCAGTGAACTGGTAAAAACCATCAGCATCAGTTACGACAGTTGCGGCTATTGAATCAGCACCTTGTCCGTTGCCTCCAAAGTCACAATCATTACCGAGATCAATAAGCTCTACTGTGATACCGCTCAGGTATTCACCGGATAGATCAGCAGAAAGAGAGCTGTTGATGTCTTCCCAGATATGCCCTGACACTGAGCCGGGCACACCTCCGTAGCCGAAATCTATATTGGAAGCATCATCGTAGGTTCCTGTCCCTCCTACTTTAAGAAGAGTAGCAACATCTACACCGTTTAAACTATCAGAATTTCCTGGATTAGACCACCACTGATCGCCTGCAACTCCCGAACCTGAAGTCGGTGTCCGAGAAGCATCTGAAGGTGCTGCTGTAATGGTTCCACCATAAGATGAAGTGTCCGGTGCTTTTACATAGTAATATCCTTCCGTGACTCCCTCGAATATATAATTACCATCTTCGTCAGTAGTGCTTGTTGCCACAACAGCCCAGCTTAACGAGTTGGTGTCACATTCACTGCCGTCCATATCTGTTTGAATTATACCGGTAGCCGTTTCAGTACAAGCCCACAACTCCACGGTCTGGCCGGAAAGATAGATGTCTTCTGAAGAATTATCACCCGTAGTGCCGAACCAGCCTGGCGTTGTATCTGAAAACAAAGTCCCGCTGATATCGATTGCCGGAATAATATCCACCTCTGCTGTTGCTTCACCGGAGTTGGCTATCCGCCCGTTTTCCATGACAGCATCGCCGTCCGCCACTCTGGCGGTATTCAAAGCGTTCACAATATCTGTATCAACTGTACTGTTGTTAATACCTTTCATAGTCACGGTGACAACCTTTGACTCCCCAGGAGCAAGAGGGCCGAGATTGTCCCATACTTGGGTAGTTGTAGTACCACTGTCGGTCCAGCTGTCTCTTTCAGGAGAAGAACTTTGATAACTCAATTCTGTATTATTGTATTCATCCTGAAGTCTGATTTCGGAGATGATGTCACTGCTGCCTGAACCACATGGTTCAGAGGAGGTAACCTGAAGAGCTACAGCATCAAGACGGAAATTATCTGTTGGATTACCGCTCTTATTAGTTGTAAGGTTAACGGTAAGTGTACTGATATCTGACCATTGCCAACCTGCTGGCCGATCTTCATAGAGTCCTATGTATTCGTAAGTTGAACTGCTAATAATGGTTGTCAGCGGGACAACATCGGATGTGACAGTATCGGTAAACGCTGAACTGGTGATAGTTGCAGTCATTGATTCGCCATCATCCCAGTCGTTGGCGGCTCCTACCCTTTGCGGTTCGTATACTATTATTCTTACATCATCAATTGTCCCCGATACAGAGGCAGGCATATTGAATTCATTCCAGCCTGCTGTATCCGAGTTACTTCCCACATCCACGTCTGCATAACCGCCATCAATTGCATATATATTATCAGGATTTGTCCAAGCAGTTGAAGCATCAACATTCTGCGACGGAAACAAAGTATATACACATTTTCCGCCGACATTGCTGCCTGTTGCAGGTAGCTGATTTCTCAATGTTAGCTGGTATATAATATCCTCACCGTCCCCATAAGGCCCAACACCATCTACCGCAACTTTCGTCACCTCCAAGGGCGGGATAAAACCGAAATCAATACCTTCGAGAAGATCAGGAATGCCGTCGCTGTCAGTATCTATGAGGAGAGATGGATCTGTCAGATCCGCCGGAATCTCTGTATCCGTCGTCGGCGCAGACCCGGCAGTTATATCATCGTCACTATCATTAACAACAACAATAAACTTGGCATCGGGTAAATTCGTAAACTCGTAATCACCCGTTGTTCCGACACCAGTACTGGTCTCTATCGGGTCGCCCCACTGTATATCACCATCATCAAGCTCACCGTCCCCGTTGGTATCATAATACAACGTAACTGTTACAGAACCTTCTCCTGGTTCAGTACCGTCCAGAACACCGTTCGCCGCTGTCCCGCTCCCGGTGCCGTCATCAAGAAACACCGTACCACTGATCGTCTTGTCACCCTCAATCAAAGTAACCGCATCATCCTCATCAAAACACGGCCCGGAACCGATAGCTGCGCAGCCGGTATTGGTTACTAAATCTTCAGCATAATCACCTGGCACCCCTGCTTTAAACTCGACCTTCATTGACTTCCCGCCACCATCGTGACCTAGACCAACCTCTGCCCGCCACTCAAGCGCGACTACATCGTCCGCCGTATCAAAAGTTGCAGGGTCAGCATCAGATTGCACTGTGGGGGCTTCAGTGGTTGTCCAGGTTGTTATGCCGTCACTGTACGTATAGAGTATAGTTACATCGGCTGCCGCGATATCGCTATCAGGCTCAACAACTTTAGCACTATTAAGAAGAAAATTCGTATCAGGTGGTATTGTATCCCGAATGACCAGAGGATTGCCGGAGTCCGGGTCACCAATCGTGACAGTCAACGGCTCTCCTTCGCTATCTAGGCCGTAATCATCAGGGTTTGTGACTTCAAGTGTATAGGTAAGCTCAGAACCGAGACCTGCGGTTTCCGGAGAAACGCCTTTTGCAATGGAAGCCAGTGGCTCCTGGGTCGTAATCTGAAAAGCCGTGCCGTAATCCCCACTGAACTTCTCATTATAGAAACCAGACGCAACTTCCTGATACGGAGTCAGGGTGCCTGTGCATTTTCCGTTGAGTGCGGCGTACTCATAAAAAACCAGACCGACCACGCCGGTGTTATCCGGTATATTTTCAAAGTACATCTGATCTTTAAAGGGAATAAGTGTCTCGCCCCCGTCAGTACCCTTGACAATCAAGAGGCCGTAGGTGCCGACCAGACGGAAACAGCCAGGATCGTATACATCCGGGATACCCACCGGTTGCAGCCAAGCATTCTGATCCGGTACCCCGTCGCCGTTGTTGTCAAAACCCGCAACCACATTCCCCAAGTCATACCAGATCCCCTGGGTTTCAAAAACCTGACCGGGAAAAGGATTCGAGCCGGTCGGGGTCCAGGTATCCCAACCAAGGGACTCTTCAATAGCGGCCTTATACTCTTCCGGCACTTTATTGTCACCGTTGGGCCAGATTTTATTGGCTGAGGCGGAAATCTCGCTGCGCAGAGTCAGGTCGCGGGAATCCTCAGCTTCCAGAGCGGTTCCGGCTGCACCGTAAGAACCAGTGGCCCAGATGTCATAGGACAGGGCAATATCATCCGCAGTTGTGCTGCCGCCGGTGATGGCTGTGTCGCAGGGAGGTTCCTGACTGATATATGTTCCGGTGCCATCATCAACATTGACACATCGCGGGTAGGAAACTACCCAATACTCCACCCGACACTCACCGGGTTGTAAAGTGCCCACCCAGGCTCGGCTGGCATCCTCGGCACTGGCGAATGAGCCGGATTCATGGGTTAAGGAATATTCTCCCGTATCCTGCAACCAAGTACGGGAATCACCGGCACTGTCAAAAACAGGATAGGTGCCTGGATGATCCTTATTTGTATAATCACCGATGTAGACCTGTACCTCATTCATCACCTCTGTGCCATCATTGCAGACCTTGGCCCCAAGGGTTGCCGCTTCCGGCGCATAGGTTGCAGGCGTGGTGACATTAGAATCCACCACCAAATTATAGGCGGAGATGATTTCAATACGTAGCTGGCCGTCGGGATTACCAGCCGCCTGGGCCGCCGCAAGCGGCAGCAACATCGCCAGAAAGACCGCAACAAGCATCCGCCATAAAAAATTACCCGTTAAACCCGCCCCGGAACTTTTGTCCGGCATCCGCTTCTTTATATATTTTTTACTCTGTGCATTCATAATGCATCCCCCTATTCCCTCTATTTACCATCTCACGATGCATATATTCTTTATTTTCAATGGTTCGGTAATTTTTTTTCAGCAGCGAGGCAAATGATACTTAGAGCCTCTTAGGGCTAAAAAAGCTTGAATAAAAACAACCTTATCTTTATCTTGTCTCTCTGTTGTCCAGAGACTTTCTTGAAATTATTACTGGACATACAGAGTGTTGAAACAAAAAATAAGAAGTATTTTAAGCGAAATAGAGGGAATCAAAGCTGTCAGAAAAAATGCCCTGATCCATATTTTTATTCTCTTCATCGCTCTGCCGGGCCGTATCAATTTTCTTGCGATGGCCCGACATGGTCGCTTCTCCGAGAAAACATACCGGAGTCATTTTGAGAAAGAATTTGATTTTTTCAATTTTAACAAGCAACTTGTGGAGAGGTTCTGTTCTCCTCACAGAATTCTTGCCGGAGACTGCTCCTTCATCCCGAAGGCAGGAATAAAAACTCCACATGTTGCCAAGTTCTGGAGTGGATGCGCTTCCAAGTCGTTGCCTGGACTTGAAATAAGCTCTCTTGCGGTTATCGACCTTAAAGCGAATACAGCCTTTCATCTTGAATGTGAGCAAACTCCGGGAACTCTCCCAGATAATGAAAGCCGAATTGATTTTTATGTTAATCAAGTGATCAACCGTGCCCCAGAACTTGATAAAATCGCTGACTATTTTGTTTACGACGGTGCTGCGGCAAAGAAAAAGTTTGTCGATGGCATAACTGAAAATACCGGGTTGCATCTTGTCAGTAAATTTCCCAAAAATGCGAATATGCGCTATTTGTATACAGGGCCAAGAATGCCGGACCGGGGCGACCGAGGCAATATGACGGAAAAATCCGATGGAAAAAACTCGAGACGTACCGTTTCGACACCTGTTATGAAGATGATGAAATCATTATATATACTGCTGTCGTCAATAGCGTGCTGCTGAAGTGCAATGTTCGTATCGCCTATATCTACAAGAAATGCTCCGACAGTTATGCTATTCTTTTCTCTACCGATTTGAATCTGGACGGATTCTTGATTTACAAGTATTACAAGGCTCGATTTCAGATAGAGTTTCTCTTTCGGGATGCGAAACAATATACCGGCCTCACGCATTGTCAGGCAAGAAGTGAAAACAAACTGTATTTTCACTTCAACTCTTCACTAACCGCCGTTTCAATCGCTAAAGCCAATTTTTATGACAGTGTTGAAAACCAGGGAACTCCTTTCTCAATGAGAGATATAACTGACTATTATTCCGCAAAATTATTTCTTGACCGAATTTTATCCAAACTGGATATTGAGCTGGTTTCAGATAAATTCGACTTCGATTATGAAGATCTGTTGAATACAGCGGCAGCACTTGCATAATCTGAAGCAAAATTTACCGAACCATTGATTTTATTTTTCATATTTTTCTATCCAGCATAATAATCCCAAAACGTTATGCCTCTATTAGTATTTATTCTTTTTATCGACAAAAAACAACAGTGGAAAAAGAGGTAGAAAAAGGGTACAAAACATACCCATTCATTGGCATTCATCTCCCTGAATTAGTATAATTTCTTAAACAAGACAATATTTACGTATAATTTTTTCAACACAAATCATATTGGAGCAAAAAAAGAAAGAGATGAATACACTCAAGCAATACGTTAAGAACCCTGCCGAGGTACTTATTATTGACGATGACGAGGCTTTGCTCCTCACAACGAAACTCGTTATCGAAGCGGAAGGTCATAAAGCCAGGACAGCTGGCAACGGAATTGCTGGTCTACGCATGGTGCAGGAGCACATTCCAGACATCATCATCCTTGATCTTGTCCTACCTGAATTAAATGGCCACGAGGTCTGCAAACAACTCAAAGCCCACCCTGCTTCGCAAAACATCCCTATTATCTTTCTCAGCAGCCATAATTCAGTGGAGGAAAAAGTAAAAGCCTTTGAAGCAGGAGGAGTGGACTACCTAGTGAAACCGTACAGCAAAATTGAGCTGTTGGTCCGCCTGCACACGCACCTCGCCCTCCAGAATATTCAAAATTCTTTAACTTCAGAAGTAAAAACAAGGACCGAAGAATTAGAAGAAAAAAACAGAGAACTTCAAGAAACAAATGTCGTTCTGAAACGTTTGCTCCATGAAATTGAGGAGGAAAAACTAGAGATAGCCCGGATTGTTCAAACCAATATTGAACGGCTGATTCTCCCTGATCTCGACCGACTAACGGAAGCACCAGCTAAGCAACGCTACCAAATCAGAGATACAATTCAAACCAACCTAAAGGATATCTCCTGCCCTGTTACAGGAGAGAATACGACAATGTACACCCTGCTTACTCCAAGTGAACTCCGCATACTGAATCTCATTCGCCAGGGACGCTCGACCAAGGAAATCGCTGAGACGCTCAACATATCACCTCAAACTGTGGCAACGCATCGAAAAAATATCCGAAAAAAACTCAAAATTTCAGGAAAGAAAATCAATCTGACCTCTTTTATCAGCACATCAGAATAATCCCCTCCCCTACGCCTAATCCCTGGCCTTTGCCAAGACATCACTAATAGATAAAGCATAAGGGTGATGTTTCCGGAGAAAAAGCGGCATGGTATTTCTGGCATTTCTTGCCTCATCCATACTGCTGTACACTCCGTAACAAACAAAGAGCGTTGGAGGCTGCGTATCTCTCCGCAAAATATGGAGTTTCATGCTGTGCTCCTGATACTCATCCCGGGCTACAATCTCTTTAATATTCTCGGCTGCATCATCAGAGGAGAGGACCAGGAGCTGGACGGTGAATTTATTTCCGTAGTCTTTTCTGTTCCATCGGTTCCCCGCTGCGAGGTATCGGGCATAAAGCTGATCTGCCTGCGCTGAAGGAGAGGCAGGGGGCACTGACGTCAGTTCGATTTTAGGAACAGGAATAGTTTTCTCTTTCTTTTTCTCACTTGCCGGAGGCGGAGAAGAAGCTTGCGGAGACGATACCGCAGGTGTTGTCACCCGGGCTGAAGCAACTGGAACCAATGTTTTTTGTTTTGGTGGAGCACTTGTCGCTTCCTTTTCTTTTTCCTCTTCATCAGGTTGGGCCACAGGTGCAGCAACTTCAACAGGCTTATCAGGATCGCCAATCTCTTCAGATTTTTCAGATTTTTCAGATTCTTCCGCTTGAGGCACAGTTGCACTTTCCTCGGAAGCGGGTGGGCGGATCTTTTTCATCCCCGGTGTTAACTCAATAATCGAGGTTGGCTTAATAACCGGGAGTTTCTTGGCTGTGGACAAGGTCTCACTTTCTTCCCCATGCTCGTTTTCAGCCGAAGCTTCTTCCTGGGCAGCATGCTTGAGTTCATCAGGTGCAAGCACCGGCACCTCCACTGGAGATTCTGTATACTCTGCAACAGGTTGTTCTGGCTCTTCCACCTTTTGTTCTTCCACCTTTTGCTCTGCCTGCACTTCAACAGGCGTATCCTGCTCAAGAGCAGGCACCTCAGAAGAAGCCTCCTGCTGCGCTTCTGCCTTTTGCTCTTCAGCCAGAGAAGATGACTCTGCTACTATTGCTTGCTCCACGCGCTCTTTGCCTTCCTCCTGCTGTTCCTGGATATCATCCTCATCATCTTTTTTCTTAAAATCGGGTCGTTCCGGCACAGGTAGGGCAAGAAAAGAGGGTCCTCCCGTAGATTCTGCTGAATCTACGGCTTCTTCAGGAGCATCATCTCCCTCTTCCTCGACAAAGGGCAAGGGTTCTTCCCCTTGTGTACCAATGGAAATCTCGGTATTTTCAGGTTGGACGCCAATATCTCCCTGATTGGCCTGCTCCGGGGTATCTTTTTCCCCGGTAAAAAAAGAAGTGCTCCCCCAAAAAAGAAAGGCTATCAGACTGAGAACAAGAAGAAAAAGAAGGATACCCTTGTGTCCTTTTCTTTCTTCTTCCTCATCCTCTGCAAGAGGGAGAGGAGCGGCTTCATCAGGAGCAACGACGTGGACAGGTCGAACCGTCTGTTCTCCGGCAGCAGCAGCCTTTTCCAGTGAGGACTCTGCAATTCCATCTATGAGCCCAGGGAGCCCCTGGCCGAGACGAAAAATCGCCTGCACAGCGCCCTTAGAAAAAACAGGATCGCTGGTTCCACGTGTGTCTCCTGCGGCCTTTAATCGATAGGCCAAATAGGTTGCAGTCTCCTCAACCGAAAAAGCGGCTAAAGAATAGGTAGAGCTTATCCTGACATACTCACAATATCCGCTGAGCTGCTCCAGCGAGGTGTTCACATCAGGCTGCCCAACCAGAAGAGCCTGCGTTCCATAGGCCTCATGCAGCTCATCAAGCAAACGAAACAGGCGTTCCAGGGCGGCAAGAAACATCCTTTCCGCCTCATCAATCAGGAAAAGAACCCGCCTGCCCTGTTCTTTTTGATCCTGAACCAAGGCTTGCAGGACAGAAAGAATATCTTCCTCTCCATCCTTGACAGAAGGTACACCCAATTTTTGACAAACCTGGGTCAGCAGATCATCAAAGGAGCCCACAGGGTTTTCCAGGTAAACAACCTTGCAGGAACTGCCATCCAACCGGTGCCGAATCAAGCGGCAACTCATGGTCTTACCTGCACCCTCAGGACCGGTAAGCAGCATAGCCATCTCGCCTTCCCGAAGGTCATCCCGTAAATTTTTAAGAATATTTTTTCGCCCGGCCTGAACAAAAAAGACATCAGGGCTTGGTTGGCGCGTAAAGGGAGGGTGTTCGAGACCAAAGTGTTGGAGATACATTTCTCTACGTTATAAAAAAAATTATGCCAGGACAGTTCCCGTGCTGAGGTGACTGCTGTCGTAACTGATCAGTACCCTTGAACTGTTCGATTGACACCGGTGTAGTTTCAGCGTAATCTATGATTCAGTACTCTGCTTAGAGTGGTGTCCACACCTGATAGCGGTGCAAATCCCATTATTCGCCAAGCGATTCTTTCTGTAAACAGATTTTCACAAATATCTGCTTTTTGGAAAAACAGCAGGATGACAAACAGAACAGGGACTATGCCCGGTCTTTTGCTCTGTGCTGCCGGAACGTCCTGTACAGCTCATCCAACAACACAGCAAAAAGGAGAAGAAATACTTTTACAGTATCAGCCCCCCGGTTTCAAGTTCCTTTTCAATTAACCGTTCTCACCAGGAGATACCCATGACCAATGCATTATGCCTGTGTTTGCTTGCTCTCTTTCCCTTTTCCCTCGCTTTTGCCATGCCTGAAAACAACGCCGAAGAAATTATTTCCTCCCTTGACGACCAGACCTCTGTTGCCGTAACCATCTATAATCAGGACCTTGCCCTGATCCGAGATTCGCGAAAATTAACTCTGCAACCTGGTCAACAGACCTTGGCCTTTCGCGAGGTCAGCGCCAAGATTCGTCCCCAGACAGCACTGCTGGCAGCGCCAGGGCTCCAGGTGCTGGAACAAAATTTTGAGTATGACCTGCTCTCCCCGCAATCGCTGCTGGAAAAATATGTGGGCCAACAAGTGACACTCGTCACAACCCATCCCACCACCGGTGAAGAAAGCCAGCAGGAGGCCACAGTCCTCAGTAACGGTAGCGGCACTGTCCTTCGGGTTGGCGATCATATTGAATCCGGCGTTCCGGGCCGCCTGATCTTCCCCTCTGTCCCGGAGAACCTGCGGGACCGCCCTACCCTGACCATGTTGGTGGACAATAAAACCACGGAAGCACAACCGGTGGTTCTCAGCTACCTGACCAGCGGCCTCTCCTGGCAGGCCGATTACGTTGCCGAATTGGGGGAAGACGACACCACCCTTGACCTCAACGGCTGGGTGACCCTGAAAAACGAAAGTGGGGCCACCTATGAAAATGCTCAACTCAAACTGGTGGCCGGTGATGTCAACAGGGTTCGGGAACGAGTGCAGCCCCTTGCTATGATGAGGAGTGCACCACGTGCAGAGGCGGACATGGCCGCTGGCATGGCAGAGGAGTCCATGTTTGAGTATCATCTCTACACCCTGGGCCGCCCCACGACCATCAAGGAGAAACAGTCGAAGCAGGTGGCCCTGATGCAGGCCAACAACGTGCAGGTGAAAAAAGAGTTCATCCTGGATGGTCAGAATTATTACTACAGCAGCCAAGTCGGAGACCTGGGCAAAAAGCTCAAGGTCGGAGTCTTTGTTGAGATGAAGAACAGCAAGGAGGCAGGCATCGGCCAGCCGTTACCTGCCGGTATTATGCGGGTCTACAAAAAAGACAGCTCCGGCAGCCTCCAGTTTGTTGGTGAGGATAGAATTGACCACACCCCGGAGAACGAGACGATCCGCCTGAAATTGGGTGATGCCTTTGATGTCACCGCAGACAAGAAACAGACAGATTTTAAAAAGCTGGCCGGATTCAGCCGCTTCAACTATGTCTATGAAACAGCCTTTGAAATTGTCCTGAAGAATGCCAAGGAAGAGGCTGTGACCGTGCGGGTGCAGGAGCCTGTACCCGGCGATTGGGAGATTATTGAGGAATCAGCCCCGCACGACAAGGAGAGTGCCAGCGCTGCGGTTTGGCATATCACAGTGGAACCAAAATCCAATACCACGCTGACTTGGCGAGTAAAGGTGAAATATTAGTTGTTCATGAATACAGTTATTGTCATTCCGGTCTATAACGAGGCCAAGGTGGTGGGCCAGGTCATTGAAGATGTCCGGGCCCACGGTTTTCCCCATATCATCGTCGTTGATGACGGCAGTGCGGACGAGAGCTGGCATGTGGCCTCGGCCCACGATGCGCTGGCCATCCGCCTCAAGGTAAATCGCGGTAAGGGGGCTGCGGTCAAAACCGGTATCATGGCGGCCAACCTGCTCAATGCAGATGTGGTGGTGACCATGGACGGGGATGGCCAGCACGATCCGGCAGATATCAAGCCGTTGATCACCCCGATCCTTGAAGGAAAAGGTGATGTAGTGCTCGGCTCCCGCCTCCTCCATCGGGAGGAGATGCCCAAGATCAAAGTCCTTGCCAACAGCATCGGTAACTTCTTTACCTGGCTCTTCTACGGCCTGCTGGTTTCAGACAGCCAGTCCGGCTTTCGCGCCTATTCCCGCTATGCGGCTCTGATTATTGATACCAAGGCGGATAAGTATGAGTACGACAGCAAGGTGATCCGGGAGATAAAAAATAATCGCCTCCGCTTCACCGAGGTTCCGGTGCATACCCGCTATACGGAGTATTCCAAGGGGAAGAAAACCAAGCAGGGCTTTCTCAATGGCCTTATCACCCTGTACAGGATGGTCTGGAAGATGATTGCGTGAGGGGAGCGCTCCTCAACAACTTCTCGGAGTTGATATGAAACACACATTGCAGGTCGGCGACAAAGCGACCTTGCGCAAAGCATTCACAGCAAGTGAGGTTGAGCTTTTTGCACAAATCTCAGGCGATGATAATCCCTTGCACATGAATCAGGAATTCGCCGAGAAGACACCCTTTGGTCAGCCCATTGTTCATGGCCTGCTGGTTGCGAGTTTATTTTCCGGCTTGCTTGGTGGGAAATTCCCTGGTCATGGGACCATTTACCTTGGGCAAAATATATCGTTCAAAGCCCCTGTCTTTCTGAACGAAACAGTTGAGGCTTCGGTGGAGATCATTAAAATCAGGGAGGACAAGCCTATTATTACCCTGAGGACTTTATGTGTGAAAGATGACGGGACTATAGCGATTGAGGGGGAGGCGGTGGTAAAGGTAACCTAAAGAGCAAGAGCCTCCCTTCAATTTGAACAGCTCATCCACCACCAAGCAACAGCACGTTGCCTAGCAAACAAACAACCTACCCCACAACCCCATGACCGCCCAAAACATCCTCTTCACCGAAACCACCATCAACGGCCTCTCCCTCAAAAACAGATTCATCAGAGCAGCCACCTGGGAAGGGCTTGCCACGCCGGAAGGCGCGGTCACCCCACAGCTTATCGACAGGATGGTCACGCTTGCACAAGGTGGTGTCGGCCTGATCATAAGCAGCCACGGCTATGTCTCCAAAGAAGGCCAGGGAACGCCCTGGCAACTGGGAATTCACGAGGACTACCTTGTCAACGGCCTCGAAGAACTTACCACGGCTGTCCATGACAACGGTGGCAAGATCATCCTGCAGCTCGCCCATGCTGGTCAGTACGCAGCAACGGAGCTCACCGGTCTTCCAGCCTTAGCGGTCTCCCCCCTTCCCGCTTCAACGGACATCCAGTACAAGGTAATCACCCAGGAAGATATCGAAGCCCTTATCATTGCCTATACCCAGGCCGCCCAACGCGCAAAGGAAGCAGGATTTGACGGCGTGCAGCTCCACGCTGCCCACGGCTACCTACTCAGTCAGTTCCTCTCCCCGGCCTTTAACCAGCGCCCCGATGCATACGGTGGTGATATCAAGAATCGAACAAGAATACATCGCGAAATCTTACAGGCAATCAGGGAGGCGGTTGGCAGAGATTATCCTGTCTTCATCAAGATGAACTGTGCTGATTTCATCGAAAACGGCCTGGAAGCAGAGGACTCCCTGCAAGCGGCAAAGATCTTCACAGAGGCTGGGGCAGATGCTATAGAAATCAGTGGCGGCATTATCCGCACCGGAAAACTCTCCCCCAGCAGGCCCGGCATAACCACTCAGGAGAAAGAGGCCTATTTCAAAGAATATGCGCAACGCGTGAGAGCAGAGCTCTCAATTCCCCTTATCCTGGTTGGCGGCATCAAATCCTTTGAGGTTGCTTCAGAAATTGTCTCGCAAGGGACTGTCGATTATATCTCCATGAGCAGGGCCTTAATCAGAGAACCGGATTTGATCCTTCGCTGGCAGAACGGTGACCTCCGGTCTGCGCAATGCCGATCAGACAACCTCTGTT is drawn from Candidatus Electrothrix aestuarii and contains these coding sequences:
- a CDS encoding response regulator, giving the protein MNTLKQYVKNPAEVLIIDDDEALLLTTKLVIEAEGHKARTAGNGIAGLRMVQEHIPDIIILDLVLPELNGHEVCKQLKAHPASQNIPIIFLSSHNSVEEKVKAFEAGGVDYLVKPYSKIELLVRLHTHLALQNIQNSLTSEVKTRTEELEEKNRELQETNVVLKRLLHEIEEEKLEIARIVQTNIERLILPDLDRLTEAPAKQRYQIRDTIQTNLKDISCPVTGENTTMYTLLTPSELRILNLIRQGRSTKEIAETLNISPQTVATHRKNIRKKLKISGKKINLTSFISTSE
- a CDS encoding AAA family ATPase, translated to MYLQHFGLEHPPFTRQPSPDVFFVQAGRKNILKNLRDDLREGEMAMLLTGPEGAGKTMSCRLIRHRLDGSSCKVVYLENPVGSFDDLLTQVCQKLGVPSVKDGEEDILSVLQALVQDQKEQGRRVLFLIDEAERMFLAALERLFRLLDELHEAYGTQALLVGQPDVNTSLEQLSGYCEYVRISSTYSLAAFSVEETATYLAYRLKAAGDTRGTSDPVFSKGAVQAIFRLGQGLPGLIDGIAESSLEKAAAAGEQTVRPVHVVAPDEAAPLPLAEDEEEERKGHKGILLFLLVLSLIAFLFWGSTSFFTGEKDTPEQANQGDIGVQPENTEISIGTQGEEPLPFVEEEGDDAPEEAVDSAESTGGPSFLALPVPERPDFKKKDDEDDIQEQQEEGKERVEQAIVAESSSLAEEQKAEAQQEASSEVPALEQDTPVEVQAEQKVEEQKVEEPEQPVAEYTESPVEVPVLAPDELKHAAQEEASAENEHGEESETLSTAKKLPVIKPTSIIELTPGMKKIRPPASEESATVPQAEESEKSEKSEEIGDPDKPVEVAAPVAQPDEEEKEKEATSAPPKQKTLVPVASARVTTPAVSSPQASSPPPASEKKKEKTIPVPKIELTSVPPASPSAQADQLYARYLAAGNRWNRKDYGNKFTVQLLVLSSDDAAENIKEIVARDEYQEHSMKLHILRRDTQPPTLFVCYGVYSSMDEARNARNTMPLFLRKHHPYALSISDVLAKARD
- a CDS encoding NADH:flavin oxidoreductase; the encoded protein is MTAQNILFTETTINGLSLKNRFIRAATWEGLATPEGAVTPQLIDRMVTLAQGGVGLIISSHGYVSKEGQGTPWQLGIHEDYLVNGLEELTTAVHDNGGKIILQLAHAGQYAATELTGLPALAVSPLPASTDIQYKVITQEDIEALIIAYTQAAQRAKEAGFDGVQLHAAHGYLLSQFLSPAFNQRPDAYGGDIKNRTRIHREILQAIREAVGRDYPVFIKMNCADFIENGLEAEDSLQAAKIFTEAGADAIEISGGIIRTGKLSPSRPGITTQEKEAYFKEYAQRVRAELSIPLILVGGIKSFEVASEIVSQGTVDYISMSRALIREPDLILRWQNGDLRSAQCRSDNLCFTPGFEGKGVYCITKELEEKKLSASQLKSEYS
- a CDS encoding glycosyltransferase family 2 protein, which gives rise to MNTVIVIPVYNEAKVVGQVIEDVRAHGFPHIIVVDDGSADESWHVASAHDALAIRLKVNRGKGAAVKTGIMAANLLNADVVVTMDGDGQHDPADIKPLITPILEGKGDVVLGSRLLHREEMPKIKVLANSIGNFFTWLFYGLLVSDSQSGFRAYSRYAALIIDTKADKYEYDSKVIREIKNNRLRFTEVPVHTRYTEYSKGKKTKQGFLNGLITLYRMVWKMIA
- a CDS encoding MaoC family dehydratase; this translates as MKHTLQVGDKATLRKAFTASEVELFAQISGDDNPLHMNQEFAEKTPFGQPIVHGLLVASLFSGLLGGKFPGHGTIYLGQNISFKAPVFLNETVEASVEIIKIREDKPIITLRTLCVKDDGTIAIEGEAVVKVT
- a CDS encoding DUF4139 domain-containing protein is translated as MTNALCLCLLALFPFSLAFAMPENNAEEIISSLDDQTSVAVTIYNQDLALIRDSRKLTLQPGQQTLAFREVSAKIRPQTALLAAPGLQVLEQNFEYDLLSPQSLLEKYVGQQVTLVTTHPTTGEESQQEATVLSNGSGTVLRVGDHIESGVPGRLIFPSVPENLRDRPTLTMLVDNKTTEAQPVVLSYLTSGLSWQADYVAELGEDDTTLDLNGWVTLKNESGATYENAQLKLVAGDVNRVRERVQPLAMMRSAPRAEADMAAGMAEESMFEYHLYTLGRPTTIKEKQSKQVALMQANNVQVKKEFILDGQNYYYSSQVGDLGKKLKVGVFVEMKNSKEAGIGQPLPAGIMRVYKKDSSGSLQFVGEDRIDHTPENETIRLKLGDAFDVTADKKQTDFKKLAGFSRFNYVYETAFEIVLKNAKEEAVTVRVQEPVPGDWEIIEESAPHDKESASAAVWHITVEPKSNTTLTWRVKVKY